GACCTCGACCGCCGAGTCGCCGTCGAGGAGCGGATACGTCCGCTCCTTCAGGTGGCCCGGCAGCGCGGACTTCGGGAAGCTCCCCTGGAGCTGGTCGAGGCTCTCGCCCTTCTGGGGCACGTAGGCGGCCACGTAGACGAGCCCCACGACGTTCTCCACGACGCCTGCCACGGTGGTCAGCGCACCGCCGTACGCATGGCCGACGAGTACGGCCGGGCCGTCGACCTGGGCCAGCACGGAGGCGAGGTAGGCGGCGTCCGACGTCAAGCCCCGCAGCGGGTTCGCCGGAGCGATGACCGGGATGCCGCTGCTCCGCAGTTCCGATATGACGCCTATCCAGCCTGTCGCGTCGGCGAAGGCACCGTGCACGAGGACGACGGTGGGGTTGGTCATGCGAGTTCTCTTCTCGGTGTCGGGCCACGTGGGGGACGGCGTCACGACGGCGCGCACGCCTCTCAGCGCCTTCGCTCGTCCGGGGCACCGGCAGGCGTCGTCGCGAAGGCCGAGGTCGCCAGCGCCTGCCACTCGCTGGGGCTCATGCCGTAGGCCCCGCGGAACGTGCGGCTGAAGTGCAAGGGGCTGCTGAAGCCCCAGCGGTGGGCGACCGCGGCCATGGTGACCCGCCGGTGGGAGCGGCCCAGTTCGAGTCGGCAGAAGGCGAGCCTGCGCTGCCGCACCCACTGGCTCACCGTGCTGCCGTCGTTCTGGAAGAGCTTCTGCAGGTACCGGACGGAGATGTGGTGGGCGCGTGCGATCGACTCCGGTGAGAGGTCCTGGTCCATCAGGTGCTCTTCGATGTAGCCGTGGATGCGGGACAGCATCTCGTTGACGGCACCGGACGCGTCGTCGGCCTCGTCCGTGGTGTCCGCTTCGAGGAGTTCCATGACCAGGACGGAGAGGAGGTGTACGGCCGTCCTGGCGCGCCGGTCCCCGATCGTGGACCGGCGGAACTCCGCCTCGGCGGCGAGCGCGGTCAGGAAGCCGGACGCCAGCGCCCCGATCCCCTCCCCGCCGCGTACGGGGACGCCGAGCACCTGGTTCAGTTCCGGCTCCGTGACGCCCAGATAGCACCGGGGGACGCGGAAGAAGATCATCCGGCAGTCCTCGCCGAACCGCAGCAGGTGCTGTCGGGCCGGGTCGCAGAAGACCAGGTCGTTCGGCTCCAACAGGGTCGTGGCCCGCTCGTGGACGACGGTGACGCGCCCACGGACGTGGACGCCGAGGTAGACGTGGTTCCGGTCGTTCGTGTCCGGCATCTCGGAGAGCATCTGGACCAGCCACCCCGAGCGCGGGGAGGGGGGCGGGGTCGGATCGGTCGCCTGCCGGGGCGCCCGTTCGGGGGCACGGGACATCAGTGTGAGGGGCATGGGGGGTTCCTGGCCGTAGGTACGTGCGGGTGGAGGGCGGATTCACGCCCCGTTCGCCGGCTCCTCGGCCAGGAACTTCTCCACCACGGCGTTGAAGGCGGGCGGGTTCTCCAGGAAGGGGAAGTGCGAGCTCGCCACGTCGGAGGCGAAGACGTGCAGGCGTGCGCCGGGAATCCGCTCGGCGACGAAGGCTTGCGAATCGGGGTGCACATGGCTTCCCTCACAGCCGATCACCAGGGTCGGTACGTCGATCCGGGGAAGCACGTCGCGCCAGTCCTGCGCGCAGTGGTCGAACAGGAGCGGTACGCCCGCGTGGGCGGGGGTCGACCGGATCTCCTCGTCGACGAAGGCCAGCACCTCGGGGTCGGGCTCGCCGGAGAACATGCCGCGCACGAAGTCGGCGCGGACCGTGTCGCCCTCCGGCCCCGCGAGTGCCGCACCCAGGTACAGCAGCCCCGACACGTCGAAGATGGCACCGCAGTCCCGCTGTTCGCGCTCGGTCATCCAGGGCACGGCGGCGACCGCCGCGGGCTGGTCGACGGCGACGAACCGCCGGATCCGTCCGGTCCCGTACTGGTCGATGAAGCTCCACCACACCGAGACGCCCATGGACCAGCCCAGTGCGTCGAAACGGCCGAGACCGAGATGGTCGACGAGTTCGAGCACGTCGCGGGAGAGCCGGGCGATGCGGTAGCCGTGACGCGGCTTGCCGGACTTGCCGTGGCCGCGGAGGTCGACGGTGACGACGCGCCTGCCGGGCGCCAGCCCCTCGGCCTGGTGGCGGAACATCGCCTGCGTCTGCCCCCAGCCGTGCAGCATCACCAGCGGAACGCCCTCGCCGCCGGTGTCCTGGTACGCGAGCCGTGCGCCGTCCGTCGTGATCAGTTCTTTCATGACCTCTCCCCTGGTCAGAGGCGGTATGTCGATCTCCGCCCGTCCCGAACATCATCGAATGGGGCCCGCCGCCCGCACCACCGCGAGCTGTAGGAATCGGGCCGTGAATCCTTCTCGCTTTGTCGAAGGGA
This is a stretch of genomic DNA from Streptomyces sp. NBC_00237. It encodes these proteins:
- a CDS encoding alpha/beta fold hydrolase gives rise to the protein MTNPTVVLVHGAFADATGWIGVISELRSSGIPVIAPANPLRGLTSDAAYLASVLAQVDGPAVLVGHAYGGALTTVAGVVENVVGLVYVAAYVPQKGESLDQLQGSFPKSALPGHLKERTYPLLDGDSAVEVTIEETAFPAVFAADVPEDVAGVLAATQRPLATAAFTETASEAAWRTKPSWALVAGADRTISPDVQRFGAARAGSVVVEVPDASHAVLLSEPTRVADLIRDAVRATSHDIGSAG
- a CDS encoding helix-turn-helix domain-containing protein — its product is MPLTLMSRAPERAPRQATDPTPPPSPRSGWLVQMLSEMPDTNDRNHVYLGVHVRGRVTVVHERATTLLEPNDLVFCDPARQHLLRFGEDCRMIFFRVPRCYLGVTEPELNQVLGVPVRGGEGIGALASGFLTALAAEAEFRRSTIGDRRARTAVHLLSVLVMELLEADTTDEADDASGAVNEMLSRIHGYIEEHLMDQDLSPESIARAHHISVRYLQKLFQNDGSTVSQWVRQRRLAFCRLELGRSHRRVTMAAVAHRWGFSSPLHFSRTFRGAYGMSPSEWQALATSAFATTPAGAPDERRR
- a CDS encoding alpha/beta fold hydrolase, coding for MKELITTDGARLAYQDTGGEGVPLVMLHGWGQTQAMFRHQAEGLAPGRRVVTVDLRGHGKSGKPRHGYRIARLSRDVLELVDHLGLGRFDALGWSMGVSVWWSFIDQYGTGRIRRFVAVDQPAAVAAVPWMTEREQRDCGAIFDVSGLLYLGAALAGPEGDTVRADFVRGMFSGEPDPEVLAFVDEEIRSTPAHAGVPLLFDHCAQDWRDVLPRIDVPTLVIGCEGSHVHPDSQAFVAERIPGARLHVFASDVASSHFPFLENPPAFNAVVEKFLAEEPANGA